The segment CCGGGCAGGGGAAGAGCTTGCTGTCGAACGAGAGGTCCAGGGCATACCAGGGGCCTTCATCCAGAGGCGCGAGGAACGCCTTCGATTTGCCCAGTTCATCGTCGCGGTCACCCCGCGCCGCAGCGTTGTAGGCGGCGACCGTGCGTTCGAGGTTCGCCTGCGGCAAGCCGCTGCGCTCCGCCAGTTCGGCGAGGCTGCGGCCACGGCGGGCGTTGAACAGCATGTTGAGCACGGCCGGCAGGCGCTGGAAGGACCAGACCTTGCCCGGCCCCACCTGGGCGAAGGCTTCCTTCATCAGCGCGCGATTGAGGATGAGGATGGCGCGACCGCCCTGCTCTTCCACCATGGCGTGGCCGAGCCTGGCGCCGTAGACCTCTTCGTTGCAGTAGCGCTGGCCTTGCGCGTTGACGATCAGCCCGCGAGCCCAGGCCAGCGGCGGATTGATGAAGCGCCAGGCACTGGCCCGCTCCATGCGTGCGGTGCGGCCCCCGGCACTCTGGCCAAGGCGGATGCCGCTGCCGTCGCAGCCACTGGTGCCCAGCGGCAAGCCGTCGAGATAGCGCGGCGCATGATTGGCGAGCATGGCCCGGTTGAAGACGAATCCACCCGAGCTGAGCAGCACCCCGTGCAGCGCGCGGATCAGTCGGCGTTGCCCGTGAGCAAGCTCCACCTCACGCAGCTTGCGGCGCCAGCCTTCGGCAATGGCCGGTGCATAGGGGTGAATGGCATCGGTCCAGCGGCTCAGCCGTGCGTGACGCTTGGCGGCACGGCTGCCGGCAGGCAGCTCCCAGGCTTCGACGCCGAGTACGGTGCCGGCATCGTCCAGCACCAGGCGCCGGACCTCGCACTGGCGACGCAGGCGCACGCCCTTGCGCAGGGCCGTGGCGGCCAAAGGACGGAACAGGGCGATCCCGGACATGCCGGAACCCAGCGCACGGTGGCCACGGGGGGCCGGTCGCGCCTGGGCGGCGTAGCTCGGCACCGCTTCGTTGCCCGAGTAGTAGAGGTAGTACTGGTCGCTGGGGTAGGAGGTTTTCAGCGGCGGTACGCTGCCCTGGAAGGCCGCGCCCTGCTGCTCCAGCCAGGCCAGGTTGGCGCGGCTGTCCTGGCAGAAGCCACGCAGCGTCTCGGCGGAAACCGCCTCGCCCACTTCCTGGCGCAGGTAGTCGTACATGGCCGCGACTGTGTCTTCCACGCCCGCTTCGGCCTGCTGCGATGTGCCGCCGCCGGCGTAGACCACACCGCCGCTGCGCGCCGTGGCACCGCCGCCCTGGAAACGATCCAGGGCCAGTACCGACACACCCTGGCTTGCGGCCTCGATGGCAGCACACACGCCGGCGCCACCGAAGCCGACCACCAGCAGGTCGGCGCTGTCGTCCCAGGCCAGCTGCGCGGCATCACGCACACGCAGCGGCGCTTCCGGGGTCTGCTCCATGGCCGTCATGGCAGGCCCTCAGCTGGCCGCGGCCAGCGACGGCGCGGTAGTGGTGTAGGCGCCGTTCAGGTAGACCAGCGGACTGATCTCGGCGCTGTTGTGGATCTCCACGATGCGGCCGATGAAGATGGTGTGGGTGCCGTAGCTGAACTTGCCGTCCTGCTGGCAGAGGATGGCGGACTGGGCATCGCCCAGGTATGGAATCCCACCCTCGCTGTTGCGCCAGTCACCACGCTGGAAGCGCGCCTCGCCCTTCACCGGGCCGCTGCACAGGTGGGACAGTTCCTCCTGTTCCAGGCCGAGGATGTTCACGCAGAAATCCGCCCCCGCATCCAGCACGGCGTGCAGCGACGCGGTCTTGTTCACGCAGATGAGCAGCGACGGCGGCTCGGTGGAAAGCGAATCCACCGCCGTGGCGGACATGGCGAACCGCTCCTGGCCGTTGCTGGTGGTGATGATGGTCACGGACTTCGCCAGACGACGCATCGCCTGGAGCATCTCGCCTTTCAGATCGGCCTGGCTCATCGCACTGCCCTCTTGTTGTTCTCAAGTGGAGCCGATTCTTCGCCAGGGCCCGGCGGGCAACATCGTCCGAGGGGACTAGTCAGAACGCCGGTACATGGGGCTCTTCACCTGTGGGGGCGAATTCATTCGCTATGCAGGCCGAAGGGCTGCCCTGCGGCCCTGCAGGTGGCAGCTGCGCTGCCATTCGCGAATGAATTCGCCCCCACAAAGAGCAGGCCCCCTGCACAGATGGGGCATATGGTCCGTTTGAAGGATGCCGCCCCGCTTGCCCGTTGTTTGAATGCCCGGCGATAGGTGGAAAAGCCTTCAACAGGAGAACAACAACATGCTCGACCAAGACCTGATCCGCCAACGCCTGAAACAACGTGCCAAAGAGCTGGTGCCCGTGCTGCGCGAACGCGCGCCACTGGCCGCGAAGAACGGCCAGCTGCCGGAAGAGACCATCCGCGATTTCCAGGAAGCGGGCTTCTTCCGCATCCTCCAGCCCGCGCGCTGGGAGGGCTACGAGCTGGAGCCGCGTGATTTCTTCGAAGTGCAGATGACCCTCGCCGAGGGCTGCATGTCCTCGGCCTGGGTGCTGGGCGTGGTGGCCATCCACAACTGGCAGCTGGCACTGTTCGACGACCGTGCGGCGCAGGATGTCTGGGGCCAGGATTCGAGCGTGCTGATCTCCTCCTCCTACATGCCGGTGGGCAAGGTCTCCCGCGTCGAAGGCGGTTTCCGCCTGAGCGGCCGCTGGGGTTTCTCATCGGGCAGCAAGCACTGCCAGTGGGCCTTCCTCGGCGCCATGGTGCCGCCGGAGAAGGAGGGCGACGGGCCGGACTACCGCACCTTCCTGGTGCCGCGCAGCGACTACAGCATCGTCGACAACTGGGACGTGATGGGCCTGGAGGCCACCGGCTCTCACGACGTGCTGGTGCAGGACGTATTCGTGCCCGAACACCGCACCCACCGCTCCATCGACGGCTTCCTGCAGAACAGCCCGGGCAACGCAGTGAATACAGCCCCGCTGTTCCGCCTGCCCTTCGGGCAGATCTTCGTGCGGGCGGTGTCGTCGTCCACCATCGGTGCATTGCAGGGCGCCATCGACCTGTTCGTCGAGGCCAACAAGGGCCGCGTCGGGGTCAACGATGGCCGCAGGATCATCCAGGACCCCGGCGCCCAGACCGCCCTGGCCAACGCCATGGTCACGGTGGACGAATGCCGCACGGTGCTCCTGCGCAACTTCGACCTGATGATGCAGCGAGCCAGGGCGGGCGAAGCGTTGACCATCCCTGAGCGGGTGAAGATGCGCTACGACTCCGCCATCGTCCCGGACAAGTGCGCCCAGGCGGTGGAAGCGCTGATGTACAACAGCGGCGCCTCCACCATCTTCCGCCAGCACGGCATCAACCGCGCCTTCCGCGATATCCACACCGGCCGAGCCCACGTGGCCAACTGCCCGGGCAAGTACGCCCTCAACCTGGGCGGCGTGGGGATGGGCCTGGACAGCACCGACTTCTTCCTCTGACAAGCACGCTCCTGCGTAGGAGCCAGCTTGCTGGCGAACCCGCCTCGCCACGACGCCCGCCCCGCGCGGGCGTCATGCTGTGCGGGGCTTCAAGATGACTAGTCCCTTTGGGGGATTCAGTGCAGTTTTCGATCCCACACCATGCGCTCAAGACCCGACATCTACGGGTTGACCGAACGAAGAACAAGAAGGGCCAAGCGCATGAAATTCTCCCTGATATACGAGGCACAGACGATCGATTCCAGCCGCGAAGGCGACCGTCGCATCTTCGACGAAACCGTCGAGCAGGCCGTACTCGCCGACAAGCTCGGTTTCGACAACTTCTGGTGCGTGGAACACACCGCGCTGACCAACTACTCCCACATGTCGGCACCGGAAACCATGCTCGCCTTCGTCGCCGGCAAGACCGAGCGCATCGGCATCGGCCATGGCGTGGTCTGCCTGCCGCCGGCCATGAACCACCCGGTGAAGGTGGCCGAGCGCATCGCCACCCTCGACCTGCTGTCCAAGGGCCGCGTGCACTTCGGCGTGGGCAAGGGCGGCACCCAGCAGGAGGCCGGCACCTTCGGCTATGACCTGGCCACCCTGCAGCCGCAGATCGACGAAGCCATGTACCTGATCCCGAAGATGTTCGTGCAGGACGAGATCGAGCATAACGGCGACTTCGTGAAGATCCCCAAACGTCCGATCCATCCCAAGCCCTACCAGGACCCGCACCCGCCGATGTACCTGGCCTGCACCAACACCGAGTCGCTGAAGAACGCCGGCGGCCGTGGCATGGGCGCCCTGGTGCTGGGCTTCGGCGGCCCCGAGGAAATCGCCAAGAAGGTCGCCGTGTACCACGAGGCCTGGGACAACCGTGACGAGAAGAACCAGGTGGGCTTCCGCCCCAATCGCCACATCGCCGCACTGTGCCCGGCCATTGTCCTGGACGATAACGAGAAGGCCCGCCACATCGGCATCCGTGGCCAGCGCTACTTCATGGAATCCCTGGCGTACTGGTACGCCGGCGGCGAACGCCCGGACCCGGAAAAGTGGAAGGACGACACCTTCGTCGACGGCAACGGCCAGGCGGTGATCAGGTCGCGCTTCGCTTCCGAGGAGGTCAAGGTCGACTTCTCCGACCCGACCATGGCGATGATGAACCCCAACCATGCCTACGGCACCGTGAAGGATTGCATCGGCTACGTGCAGCGCCTGATCGACGCCGGCGCCGACGAAATCCTCTTCATCTGCCAGATGGGCACCGTGCCCCAGTGGGCGCAGCTCGAGACGCTGAAGAACATCGGCGAGCACGTGATTCCCTACTTCCGCAAACAGAAGGACTGACCTGAGCAGCGGAGTGAGGAATGAAAAACGGGCCTTCGGGCCCGTTTTTCTTTTGCGCTGGTCAACGGTGGGGGCTCTTCCTGTGGACCTCAGCCCGATTTCTTCACAATCGCCTCGGCAATGCTCGCCGGTGCTTCGGCGTAGCGGGCGAACTCCATGGAGAAGCTGGCGCGGCCCTGGGACATGGAGCGCACGTCGGTGGCGTAGCCGAACATCTCGCCCAGGGGCACCTCGGCGCG is part of the Pseudomonas lalkuanensis genome and harbors:
- a CDS encoding FAD-binding protein; amino-acid sequence: MTAMEQTPEAPLRVRDAAQLAWDDSADLLVVGFGGAGVCAAIEAASQGVSVLALDRFQGGGATARSGGVVYAGGGTSQQAEAGVEDTVAAMYDYLRQEVGEAVSAETLRGFCQDSRANLAWLEQQGAAFQGSVPPLKTSYPSDQYYLYYSGNEAVPSYAAQARPAPRGHRALGSGMSGIALFRPLAATALRKGVRLRRQCEVRRLVLDDAGTVLGVEAWELPAGSRAAKRHARLSRWTDAIHPYAPAIAEGWRRKLREVELAHGQRRLIRALHGVLLSSGGFVFNRAMLANHAPRYLDGLPLGTSGCDGSGIRLGQSAGGRTARMERASAWRFINPPLAWARGLIVNAQGQRYCNEEVYGARLGHAMVEEQGGRAILILNRALMKEAFAQVGPGKVWSFQRLPAVLNMLFNARRGRSLAELAERSGLPQANLERTVAAYNAAARGDRDDELGKSKAFLAPLDEGPWYALDLSFDSKLFPCPVITLGGLTVCERSGQVLGEDGQPVPGLFSAGRNAVGVASNFYVSGLSLADCVHSGRRVGAHVAELVRAALASQGEQQ
- a CDS encoding flavin reductase family protein produces the protein MSQADLKGEMLQAMRRLAKSVTIITTSNGQERFAMSATAVDSLSTEPPSLLICVNKTASLHAVLDAGADFCVNILGLEQEELSHLCSGPVKGEARFQRGDWRNSEGGIPYLGDAQSAILCQQDGKFSYGTHTIFIGRIVEIHNSAEISPLVYLNGAYTTTAPSLAAAS
- a CDS encoding flavin-dependent monooxygenase translates to MLDQDLIRQRLKQRAKELVPVLRERAPLAAKNGQLPEETIRDFQEAGFFRILQPARWEGYELEPRDFFEVQMTLAEGCMSSAWVLGVVAIHNWQLALFDDRAAQDVWGQDSSVLISSSYMPVGKVSRVEGGFRLSGRWGFSSGSKHCQWAFLGAMVPPEKEGDGPDYRTFLVPRSDYSIVDNWDVMGLEATGSHDVLVQDVFVPEHRTHRSIDGFLQNSPGNAVNTAPLFRLPFGQIFVRAVSSSTIGALQGAIDLFVEANKGRVGVNDGRRIIQDPGAQTALANAMVTVDECRTVLLRNFDLMMQRARAGEALTIPERVKMRYDSAIVPDKCAQAVEALMYNSGASTIFRQHGINRAFRDIHTGRAHVANCPGKYALNLGGVGMGLDSTDFFL
- a CDS encoding LLM class flavin-dependent oxidoreductase — translated: MKFSLIYEAQTIDSSREGDRRIFDETVEQAVLADKLGFDNFWCVEHTALTNYSHMSAPETMLAFVAGKTERIGIGHGVVCLPPAMNHPVKVAERIATLDLLSKGRVHFGVGKGGTQQEAGTFGYDLATLQPQIDEAMYLIPKMFVQDEIEHNGDFVKIPKRPIHPKPYQDPHPPMYLACTNTESLKNAGGRGMGALVLGFGGPEEIAKKVAVYHEAWDNRDEKNQVGFRPNRHIAALCPAIVLDDNEKARHIGIRGQRYFMESLAYWYAGGERPDPEKWKDDTFVDGNGQAVIRSRFASEEVKVDFSDPTMAMMNPNHAYGTVKDCIGYVQRLIDAGADEILFICQMGTVPQWAQLETLKNIGEHVIPYFRKQKD